Genomic window (Burkholderiales bacterium):
TAGACGACTGCTGGAAATCGCCGATCCGCCTCCGCTGCTGTTCGCAAAGGGTCAGTCATCGCTGCTGTCCCGCGCCGCGATCGCGATCGTGGGCAGCCGCAACGCAACCGCGTCGGGAGCCGCCAACGCCGAGGCATTCGCCCGCGAGCTGGCCGACAGCGGACTTACCATAATCAGCGGGCTTGCACTGGGCATCGACGCAGCCGCGCACCGGGGCGGACTGAGTGGCGCTGCCAGTTCCATCGCGGTGGTCGGCACGGGCCTGGACATCGTTTATCCAGCGGGCAACCGCGTGCTCGCGCACCAGATCGCCGAGCGTGGTCTGCTGTTGTCCGAGCTGCCGCTGGGAACCAAACCGCTCGCGGGAAACTTTCCGCGCCGCAACCGCCTCATCAGCGGCCTGGCGCAGGGGGTTCTGATCGTGGAGGCCGCCCTGCACAGCGGCTCGCTCATCACGGCGCGCTTCGCGCTGGAACAAGGGCGCGAAGTGTTCGCCGTTCCCGGCTCTATCCACTCCCCGTTGTCCAAGGGATGTCATCTGCTCATCAAGCAGGGCGCCAAGCTGACGGAGAGTGCGCGCGACATTCTCGAGGAGCTGCAAGTTCCATTTCGTGCTCCGGACATCGGCCCCGCGCGCGGCAACTCCGATTCCGAGTTGCTCGCCGCAATGGGCTATGACCCGATTGATCTCGACACGCTGTGCGCGAGAAGCGGCTTGACGGCGGAAACGGCTTCGGCGATGCTGCTGACACTAGAACTCGACGGCCGGATCGAACGCTTGCCGGGCGGAAAGTTCCAGCGCATACACTAGCTTGAGCGGGCGCATGTTCGACATCCTGGTGTACCTGATCGAAAACTATTTTCCGAACGGTGACTGTCCCGATGCCGAAACGCTTTCCAAGCGCCTGTGCGCCGCAGGTTTCGAAGAAGAAGACATCGCGGCCGCGCTGGCGTGGCTGAGCGGGCTCGAATCCCCGAATCGCGACGCAGACTGCGGCGAATTCGACAACAGCCGCGGCTTCCGCGTCTACACCGAGCAGGAGCTGGCGAGGACGACTCCGGAAGCGCGCGGGTTCCTGGTATTTCTTGAGAACTCGGGAAT
Coding sequences:
- the dprA gene encoding DNA-processing protein DprA, translating into MTETEAWLRLGLVSGVGPVAFRQLLSTFGEPEAALGVGAGELRHLVGEELASAIARGPDPALLDATLQWLTVPGHRLLTWADADYPRRLLEIADPPPLLFAKGQSSLLSRAAIAIVGSRNATASGAANAEAFARELADSGLTIISGLALGIDAAAHRGGLSGAASSIAVVGTGLDIVYPAGNRVLAHQIAERGLLLSELPLGTKPLAGNFPRRNRLISGLAQGVLIVEAALHSGSLITARFALEQGREVFAVPGSIHSPLSKGCHLLIKQGAKLTESARDILEELQVPFRAPDIGPARGNSDSELLAAMGYDPIDLDTLCARSGLTAETASAMLLTLELDGRIERLPGGKFQRIH
- a CDS encoding DUF494 domain-containing protein — protein: MFDILVYLIENYFPNGDCPDAETLSKRLCAAGFEEEDIAAALAWLSGLESPNRDADCGEFDNSRGFRVYTEQELARTTPEARGFLVFLENSGMLSAPQRELIIERVTALEEPGIGLEKLKLVALLVLWNQKQTLDPLVVEELLAGTEERQAN